A section of the Agromyces aurantiacus genome encodes:
- a CDS encoding proline dehydrogenase family protein: MPRRTLGGPGVHHPRAPTETKDTAVVTTSKLLPETAPSTDHVVALVERWLAESANHPVDPAAQRLAGVLKDPNGLAFTVGFVDGVMRPEDLGVAGRNLAEVAKLTPKFLPAPLKAAIRLGGAMAPTFPWLVIPIARRVLRAMVGHLVLDATPAKLGPAIAKLRESGNRLNLNLLGEAVLGEHEADRRLKGTYDFLARDDVDYVSIKVSSVVSQLSMWSFDEAVEKVVAKLTPLYELAAKGAAAGRAKFINLDMEEYRDLDLTIAVFKRVLEQPQLAQLEAGIVLQTYLPDALGAMQDLTEWAQRRRAAGGAPIKVRVVKGANLAMEHVDAAIHDWPLATYDRKQDSDTNYKRVLHWSMTPERIDAVKLGVAGHNLFDVAHAWLTAKERGVEHGVEFEMLLGMATGQAAAVRGDVGRLLLYTPVVNPSEFDVAIAYLIRRLEENASQDNFMSAVFELSENRALFERERDRYLRSLAALEAEGPDAAAPRPNRTQNRRTEWTEGDPAELRARASVPFAPAPGEEHEGSLTSVVLGITRGSGVDGDLEDVALPVGPGVTPGFRNEPDTDPALAANREWGRRILERVPGSTLGIDTLQANRIDTADELERLMAAVVARGTEWGALSGDERAAVLHRAGVALAANRDRLIEVMAAETGKTIAEADPEISEAIDFAHYYAERARELDRVQGAHFVPSKLTVVTPPWNFPVAIPAGGVLAALAAGSGVIIKPAKLSQRSGAIMVEALWEAGIPKDLLALVDLGSRELGTKLVSDEKVDRVILTGAYETAELFRSFRRDLPLLAETSGKNAIIVTPSADLDLAASDVVKSAFGHAGQKCSAASLVILVGSVAKSERFRRQLVDAATSLRVGWPEHPSSQMGPIVEPANGKLLHALTTLGADEEWLVEPRQLDSTGRLWSPGIRENVKPGSYFHLTEFFGPVLGVMHAKDLDEAIRFQNAVDFGLTAGLHSLDSDEVATWLETVEAGNLYVNRGITGAIVQRQPFGGWKRSAVGAGAKAGGPNYLLGLGDWQPDHAEPSRSLHLRGLEQRVTELIEASQPALDYESFEVLRRSALSDEVAWAEEYGTVKDVSGLGVERNLFRYLPTAVTIRVSEDATLADGLRVLAAGLLAKSRLTVSTAHELPKGVRAILAAREIRVVREGDAGWLERARTGAITGRVRLVGGSASALAEATGGTPDLAVWSHPVTPSGRVELLPFLHEQAVSITNHRFGNPTAISDGVI, encoded by the coding sequence ATGCCACGGCGCACACTGGGAGGGCCGGGCGTGCACCACCCACGCGCGCCCACAGAGACGAAGGACACCGCAGTCGTGACCACATCGAAGCTGCTCCCCGAGACCGCCCCGAGCACCGACCACGTGGTCGCGCTCGTCGAGCGGTGGCTCGCCGAGAGCGCGAACCACCCCGTCGATCCCGCGGCGCAGCGGCTCGCCGGCGTGCTGAAGGATCCGAACGGCCTCGCGTTCACCGTGGGCTTCGTCGACGGCGTCATGCGCCCCGAAGACCTCGGCGTCGCCGGTCGCAACCTCGCCGAGGTCGCGAAGCTCACGCCGAAGTTCCTGCCCGCGCCCCTCAAGGCGGCGATCCGCCTGGGCGGTGCGATGGCGCCCACCTTCCCGTGGCTCGTGATCCCCATCGCGCGCCGCGTCCTGCGGGCCATGGTCGGGCACCTCGTGCTCGACGCGACGCCCGCCAAGCTCGGTCCCGCGATCGCGAAGCTGCGCGAGTCGGGCAACCGGCTGAACCTCAACCTGCTCGGCGAGGCCGTGCTCGGCGAGCACGAGGCCGACCGCCGCCTGAAGGGCACCTACGACTTCCTCGCGCGCGACGACGTCGACTACGTGTCGATCAAGGTGTCGAGCGTGGTCAGCCAGCTCTCGATGTGGTCGTTCGATGAGGCCGTCGAGAAGGTCGTCGCCAAGCTCACGCCGCTGTACGAGCTCGCGGCGAAGGGCGCCGCAGCGGGCAGGGCCAAGTTCATCAACCTCGACATGGAGGAGTACCGCGACCTCGACCTCACGATCGCGGTGTTCAAGAGGGTGCTCGAGCAGCCGCAGCTGGCGCAGCTCGAGGCGGGCATCGTGCTGCAGACCTACCTGCCCGATGCGCTCGGCGCCATGCAGGACCTCACCGAGTGGGCGCAGCGCCGTCGCGCGGCGGGCGGAGCGCCCATCAAGGTGCGCGTCGTCAAGGGCGCCAACCTCGCCATGGAGCACGTCGACGCCGCCATCCACGACTGGCCGCTCGCGACCTACGACCGCAAGCAGGACTCCGATACCAACTACAAGCGCGTGCTGCACTGGTCGATGACGCCCGAGCGCATCGACGCGGTGAAGCTCGGCGTCGCGGGGCACAACCTCTTCGACGTCGCGCACGCCTGGCTCACCGCGAAGGAGCGGGGCGTCGAGCACGGCGTCGAGTTCGAGATGCTCCTCGGCATGGCGACCGGCCAGGCCGCGGCGGTGCGCGGCGACGTGGGCCGGCTGCTGCTCTACACGCCGGTCGTCAACCCGTCGGAGTTCGACGTCGCGATCGCGTACCTCATCCGCCGCCTCGAGGAGAACGCGAGCCAGGACAACTTCATGTCGGCCGTGTTCGAGCTCTCCGAGAACCGGGCGCTGTTCGAGCGTGAGCGCGACCGGTACCTGCGCTCGCTCGCCGCGCTCGAGGCCGAGGGCCCGGATGCCGCGGCGCCGCGCCCGAACCGCACGCAGAACCGCCGCACGGAGTGGACGGAGGGCGACCCCGCCGAGCTGCGCGCACGTGCCTCGGTGCCGTTCGCGCCCGCCCCCGGCGAGGAGCACGAGGGCTCGCTGACCAGCGTCGTGCTCGGCATCACACGGGGCTCGGGCGTCGACGGCGACCTCGAGGACGTCGCCCTTCCGGTCGGCCCCGGGGTGACCCCCGGCTTCCGCAACGAGCCCGACACGGACCCCGCGCTCGCCGCGAACCGCGAGTGGGGCCGTCGCATCCTCGAGCGCGTGCCCGGCTCGACGCTCGGCATCGACACCCTGCAGGCCAACCGCATCGACACCGCCGACGAGCTCGAGCGCCTCATGGCGGCGGTCGTCGCGCGCGGCACGGAGTGGGGCGCGCTCTCGGGCGACGAGCGCGCCGCGGTGCTGCACCGCGCGGGCGTCGCGCTCGCCGCGAACCGTGATCGCCTCATCGAGGTCATGGCCGCCGAGACCGGCAAGACCATCGCCGAGGCCGACCCCGAGATCAGCGAGGCGATCGACTTCGCGCACTACTACGCCGAGCGGGCTCGCGAGCTCGACCGGGTGCAGGGCGCGCACTTCGTGCCCTCGAAGCTCACCGTCGTCACCCCGCCGTGGAACTTCCCGGTCGCGATCCCCGCGGGCGGCGTGCTCGCGGCGCTCGCCGCGGGCTCGGGCGTGATCATCAAGCCCGCGAAGCTCTCGCAGCGCTCGGGCGCGATCATGGTCGAGGCGCTGTGGGAGGCCGGGATCCCGAAGGACCTGCTCGCGCTCGTCGACCTCGGGTCGCGCGAGCTCGGCACCAAGCTCGTCTCCGACGAGAAGGTCGACCGCGTCATCCTCACCGGGGCCTACGAGACGGCCGAGCTGTTCCGCTCGTTCCGCAGGGACCTGCCCCTGCTCGCCGAGACGAGCGGCAAGAACGCCATCATCGTCACGCCGTCGGCCGACCTCGACCTCGCGGCATCCGATGTCGTCAAGAGCGCGTTCGGCCACGCCGGCCAGAAGTGCTCGGCCGCCTCGCTCGTGATCCTCGTCGGGTCGGTCGCGAAGTCCGAGCGCTTCCGCCGCCAGCTCGTGGATGCCGCGACGAGCCTGCGCGTCGGCTGGCCCGAGCACCCGTCGAGCCAGATGGGCCCGATCGTCGAGCCCGCGAACGGCAAGCTGCTGCACGCCCTCACGACGCTCGGCGCCGACGAGGAGTGGCTCGTCGAGCCCCGGCAGCTCGACTCGACCGGCCGGCTCTGGTCGCCCGGCATCCGCGAGAACGTGAAGCCCGGCTCGTACTTCCACCTCACGGAGTTCTTCGGCCCGGTCCTCGGCGTCATGCACGCCAAGGACCTCGACGAGGCGATTCGCTTCCAGAACGCGGTGGACTTCGGCCTCACCGCGGGCCTGCACTCGCTCGACTCCGACGAGGTCGCCACCTGGCTCGAGACCGTCGAGGCCGGCAACCTCTACGTCAACCGCGGCATCACCGGCGCGATCGTGCAGCGCCAGCCCTTCGGCGGCTGGAAGCGCTCGGCGGTCGGTGCGGGCGCGAAGGCGGGCGGACCGAACTACCTGCTCGGCCTCGGCGATTGGCAGCCCGACCACGCCGAGCCCAGCCGCTCGCTGCACCTGCGCGGGCTCGAGCAGCGCGTGACCGAGCTCATCGAGGCGTCGCAGCCGGCGCTCGACTACGAGTCGTTCGAGGTGCTGCGCCGCTCGGCGCTCTCCGACGAGGTCGCGTGGGCCGAGGAGTACGGCACGGTGAAGGACGTCTCGGGCCTCGGCGTCGAGCGCAACCTGTTCCGCTACCTGCCCACCGCGGTCACGATCCGCGTGAGCGAGGACGCGACGCTCGCCGACGGCCTCCGCGTGCTCGCCGCGGGCCTGCTCGCGAAGTCGCGCCTGACGGTCTCGACCGCGCACGAGCTGCCCAAGGGCGTGCGCGCGATCCTGGCGGCGCGCGAGATCCGCGTGGTGCGCGAGGGCGACGCCGGATGGCTCGAGCGTGCACGCACGGGCGCGATCACCGGCCGCGTGCGCCTCGTCGGCGGCTCGGCCTCGGCGCTCGCCGAGGCGACCGGCGGGACGCCCGACCTCGCGGTGTGGTCGCACCCCGTCACGCCGTCGGGGCGCGTCGAGCTGCTGCCGTTCCTGCACGAGCAGGCGGTGTCGATCACGAATCACCGCTTCGGCAACCCGACGGCGATCTCGGACGGTGTGATCTAG
- a CDS encoding 1-phosphofructokinase family hexose kinase has translation MSAHAPIVTLTMNPALDVSSTVDRVVPEHKLRCGPSRFDPGGGGVNVSRAIRNLGGNSVAIYPLGGPTGQAYRGFLEQAGIIGRVITIAGTTRESFTVDETSTGEQYRFVLQGPTLREPEWRACLSVVADHLPVGGFLVASGSLPPGVPVDFYAMLARIAHEHDIRVVVDASGPALAAALDQGVFLIKPSRDELAGLVGADADLGVEEQVDAARAIVAAGRAEVVALTLGGAGAVLVTDEGVLRLPTPRIELASAVGAGDAFLAGLVLRLAQGRPVAEAFRTAVAAGSATAMLPATELCRAEDVARLESELAPA, from the coding sequence ATGTCCGCGCACGCGCCGATCGTCACGCTGACCATGAACCCGGCGCTCGACGTGTCGAGCACGGTCGACCGGGTGGTGCCCGAGCACAAGCTGCGCTGCGGCCCGAGCCGGTTCGACCCGGGCGGCGGCGGCGTCAACGTGAGCCGCGCCATCCGGAACCTGGGCGGGAACTCGGTCGCGATCTACCCGCTCGGCGGGCCGACCGGGCAGGCGTACCGCGGGTTCCTCGAGCAGGCGGGCATCATCGGCCGCGTGATCACGATCGCCGGGACCACGCGCGAGAGCTTCACGGTCGACGAGACCTCGACGGGCGAGCAGTACCGGTTCGTGCTGCAGGGGCCGACGCTGCGCGAGCCCGAGTGGCGCGCGTGCCTCTCGGTGGTGGCCGACCACCTGCCCGTCGGCGGGTTCCTCGTCGCGAGCGGCAGTCTGCCGCCCGGCGTGCCCGTGGACTTCTACGCGATGCTCGCGCGGATCGCGCACGAGCACGACATCCGGGTGGTGGTGGATGCCTCGGGGCCGGCGCTCGCGGCGGCGCTCGACCAGGGCGTGTTCCTCATCAAGCCGAGTCGCGACGAGCTCGCGGGGCTCGTCGGCGCCGACGCCGACCTCGGGGTCGAGGAGCAGGTGGACGCCGCACGCGCGATCGTCGCGGCCGGGCGCGCCGAGGTCGTCGCGCTCACGCTCGGCGGCGCGGGCGCCGTGCTCGTGACGGACGAGGGCGTGCTGCGGCTGCCGACGCCCCGGATCGAACTCGCGAGCGCGGTGGGCGCCGGCGACGCGTTCCTCGCGGGACTCGTGCTGCGGCTCGCTCAGGGGCGCCCGGTCGCCGAGGCGTTCCGCACGGCCGTCGCGGCGGGCTCGGCGACGGCGATGCTTCCGGCGACCGAGCTGTGCCGGGCCGAGGACGTGGCGCGGCTGGAGTCGGAGCTCGCGCCCGCCTGA
- a CDS encoding SLC13 family permease produces MRIAWLGLALLLAGAAAVAAGVLGIDEVAALAARVAPILAFVVAATVVAELAAEAGLFSVIAHALAALARGRAIALWLFVLALATTSTIFLSLDTTAVLLTPIVVSLAAHARISPLPFALTTVWIANTGSLLLPVSNLTNLLAAERLDLHPVEFLALSWAPAATAVAATALIILVIRRRELLARFEPERREPPEDRVLFLVAAITVGLLVPAFLTGIEVWIPATVAAVVLAIAFAVRRPATLRRTPLPWRLVVFASGLFLAVEAAHAAGWTEVLGVIAGTGHAPLDLLRLAAVGATSANVADNLPAYLALEPFADDPVRTMALLIGVNAGALVTPWASLATLLWHQRLVAMGVEISWRRYALLGLIAAPVVVTASTAALALASAAG; encoded by the coding sequence GTGCGGATCGCGTGGCTCGGACTGGCCCTCCTCCTCGCGGGTGCGGCGGCGGTCGCCGCCGGGGTGCTCGGCATCGACGAGGTCGCGGCCCTCGCCGCGAGGGTCGCACCCATCCTCGCGTTCGTGGTCGCGGCGACCGTCGTCGCCGAGCTCGCCGCCGAGGCGGGCCTCTTCAGCGTCATCGCCCACGCGCTCGCCGCGCTCGCGCGAGGCCGCGCGATCGCGCTGTGGCTGTTCGTGCTCGCGCTCGCCACCACCTCCACGATCTTCCTCTCGCTCGACACGACCGCGGTGCTCCTCACGCCGATCGTGGTCTCGCTCGCCGCGCACGCGCGCATCTCGCCGCTGCCGTTCGCGTTGACCACGGTATGGATCGCGAACACGGGCTCGCTGCTCCTGCCGGTGTCGAACCTCACGAACCTGCTCGCGGCGGAGCGTCTGGACCTGCATCCCGTCGAGTTCCTCGCGCTCTCGTGGGCGCCTGCCGCGACGGCGGTCGCCGCGACCGCCCTGATCATCCTCGTCATCCGCCGACGCGAGCTGCTGGCCCGCTTCGAGCCCGAGCGCCGCGAGCCGCCCGAGGACCGGGTGCTCTTCCTCGTCGCCGCGATCACGGTCGGCCTGCTCGTGCCGGCGTTCCTCACGGGCATCGAGGTGTGGATCCCAGCCACGGTCGCCGCCGTCGTGCTCGCGATCGCGTTCGCGGTGCGCCGGCCCGCGACGCTGCGGCGCACCCCGCTGCCGTGGCGGCTCGTGGTGTTCGCCTCGGGCCTCTTCCTCGCCGTCGAGGCGGCGCACGCCGCGGGATGGACGGAGGTACTGGGCGTGATCGCGGGCACCGGCCACGCGCCGCTCGACCTGCTCCGGCTCGCGGCGGTCGGTGCGACCTCGGCCAACGTCGCCGACAACCTCCCCGCGTACCTCGCGCTCGAGCCGTTCGCCGACGACCCGGTGCGCACGATGGCCCTGCTCATCGGCGTGAACGCGGGCGCGCTCGTCACGCCGTGGGCGTCGCTCGCGACGCTGCTGTGGCACCAGCGGCTCGTGGCCATGGGCGTCGAGATCTCGTGGCGCCGGTACGCCCTGCTGGGCCTGATCGCAGCGCCGGTCGTCGTGACCGCGTCGACCGCGGCGCTCGCGCTCGCGAGCGCTGCCGGGTGA
- a CDS encoding ATP-dependent zinc protease family protein, translating into MTEPTHSSTIAGWREWVRLPQAEIDWIKAKLDTGARSSALHAFDLEEFSRDGADWVRFGIHPWQDTDLDAATVELPVHDRRVIRSSTGHTQERFVVLMDLVLLGRTVSAEVTLTNRDEMGFRMLVGREALRNGFLVDAGRSFVGGRAPRAIRRRNRGRA; encoded by the coding sequence ATGACAGAGCCCACCCATTCAAGCACCATCGCCGGATGGCGCGAATGGGTGCGCCTGCCCCAGGCCGAGATCGACTGGATCAAGGCCAAGCTCGACACCGGCGCGCGCTCGTCGGCGCTGCACGCGTTCGACCTCGAGGAGTTCTCGCGCGACGGCGCGGACTGGGTGCGCTTCGGCATCCACCCCTGGCAGGACACCGACCTCGACGCCGCGACCGTGGAACTGCCGGTGCACGACCGGCGCGTCATCCGCAGCTCGACCGGGCACACGCAGGAGCGGTTCGTGGTGCTCATGGACCTCGTGCTGCTCGGCCGCACGGTGAGCGCCGAGGTGACGCTCACGAACCGCGACGAGATGGGCTTCCGGATGCTCGTGGGCCGCGAGGCGCTGCGCAACGGCTTCCTCGTGGATGCAGGGCGGTCCTTCGTCGGCGGGCGCGCGCCGCGTGCCATCCGCCGCCGCAACCGCGGCCGCGCCTGA
- a CDS encoding RimK family alpha-L-glutamate ligase: MKLAILSRAPQAYSTQRLRTAAQQRGHDVKVLNTLRFGIDLSGPEPDLQYRGRQLSDYDAILPRIGNSITYFGTAVVRQFEQMDVYTPNTANGITNARDKLRATQILSRHGIGMPATTFVRNRADLRPAIERVGGAPVVIKLLEGTQGIGVILAPEVKVAEAIIETLHSTKQNVLIQSFITESRGRDIRALVVGDRVVAAMRRVASGDEFRSNVHRGGTVEPVELSADYEQTAVRSAQIMGLKVAGVDMLEGNEGPLVMEVNSSPGLQGIETATNLDVAGAIIDYIANQVAFPEIDVRQRLTVSTGYGVAELVVHGAADLVGKTLGESGLWDRDITVLTLHRGTTVIPNPRKGVVLEAEDRMLCFGKLEEMRSMIPERRRRRQKVRRLPKEPIPAPVEAAAS; encoded by the coding sequence ATGAAACTCGCGATCCTCTCGCGCGCCCCCCAGGCCTACTCGACCCAGCGTCTCCGCACTGCAGCGCAGCAGCGCGGCCACGACGTCAAGGTCCTGAACACCCTCCGCTTCGGCATCGACCTCTCCGGCCCCGAGCCCGACCTGCAGTACCGCGGCCGCCAGCTGTCGGACTACGACGCGATCCTGCCGCGCATCGGCAATTCGATCACGTACTTCGGCACCGCAGTGGTGCGGCAGTTCGAGCAGATGGACGTGTACACGCCGAACACCGCGAACGGCATCACGAACGCGCGCGACAAGCTGCGTGCGACGCAGATCCTCTCGCGGCACGGCATCGGCATGCCCGCCACGACGTTCGTGCGCAACCGCGCCGACCTGCGCCCGGCGATCGAGCGCGTCGGCGGCGCGCCGGTCGTGATCAAGCTGCTCGAGGGCACGCAGGGCATCGGCGTCATCCTCGCGCCCGAGGTGAAGGTCGCCGAGGCGATCATCGAGACGCTGCACTCGACGAAGCAGAACGTGCTCATCCAGAGCTTCATCACGGAGAGCCGCGGGCGCGACATCCGGGCACTCGTCGTCGGCGACCGCGTCGTCGCGGCCATGCGGCGCGTCGCGAGCGGCGACGAGTTCCGCTCGAACGTGCACCGCGGCGGCACCGTCGAGCCGGTCGAGCTCTCGGCCGACTACGAGCAGACCGCCGTGCGGTCGGCGCAAATCATGGGCCTCAAGGTCGCGGGCGTCGACATGCTCGAGGGCAACGAGGGACCGCTCGTGATGGAGGTCAACTCGTCGCCCGGCCTGCAGGGCATCGAGACGGCGACGAACCTGGATGTCGCGGGCGCGATCATCGACTACATCGCCAACCAGGTCGCGTTCCCCGAGATCGACGTGCGCCAGCGGCTGACGGTCTCGACCGGGTACGGCGTCGCCGAGCTCGTCGTGCACGGTGCCGCCGACCTCGTCGGCAAGACCCTCGGCGAGTCGGGGCTGTGGGATCGCGACATCACGGTGCTGACGCTGCACCGCGGCACGACCGTCATCCCGAACCCGCGCAAGGGCGTCGTGCTCGAGGCGGAGGACCGCATGCTGTGCTTCGGCAAGCTCGAGGAGATGCGCTCGATGATCCCCGAGCGCCGGCGCCGGCGGCAGAAGGTGCGCCGCCTGCCGAAGGAGCCGATCCCGGCGCCGGTCGAGGCCGCTGCGAGCTAG
- a CDS encoding GntR family transcriptional regulator — protein sequence MRFTVESDSGTPPYEQLRMQVVDAVRAGTLAAGAKLPTVRALADELGLATNTVARAYKELEADGVVEGRGRNGTFVRATGDPVEQALQAAASAYADAVARLGATTDSAVDAVERALRARD from the coding sequence ATGCGGTTCACGGTCGAGAGCGACTCGGGCACCCCGCCCTACGAGCAGCTGCGCATGCAGGTGGTCGACGCCGTGCGCGCGGGCACGCTCGCCGCGGGCGCGAAGCTGCCCACCGTGCGCGCGCTCGCCGATGAGCTCGGACTCGCGACGAACACCGTCGCGCGCGCCTACAAGGAGCTCGAGGCCGACGGCGTCGTCGAGGGCCGCGGGCGGAACGGCACGTTCGTGCGCGCGACCGGCGACCCCGTCGAGCAGGCGCTGCAGGCCGCGGCATCCGCCTACGCCGACGCGGTCGCACGGCTGGGCGCGACGACGGATTCCGCGGTGGACGCCGTCGAGCGCGCGCTCCGCGCGCGCGACTAG
- a CDS encoding Lrp/AsnC family transcriptional regulator, which translates to MDNLDRAILDLLRQNSRAGYGDIGSSVGLSASAVKRRVDKLVADGVIKAFTIQVDPAVDGMSTEAYVELFCRGTVAPDELQRILQGVPEVVYAGTVTGSADAIVHMRARDIASLEDALERVRIAPNVDHTRSAIVLSRLVNRNRD; encoded by the coding sequence ATGGACAACCTGGACCGCGCCATCCTGGACCTGCTGCGGCAGAACTCCCGCGCCGGGTACGGCGACATCGGCTCGTCGGTGGGGCTGTCCGCGTCCGCCGTGAAGCGCCGCGTCGACAAGCTCGTCGCCGACGGCGTGATCAAGGCGTTCACGATCCAGGTCGACCCTGCCGTCGACGGCATGAGCACCGAGGCGTACGTCGAGCTCTTCTGCCGCGGCACGGTCGCCCCCGACGAACTGCAGCGCATCCTGCAAGGGGTGCCCGAGGTGGTCTACGCGGGCACCGTCACGGGCAGCGCCGACGCGATCGTGCACATGCGGGCGCGCGACATCGCCTCGCTCGAGGATGCGCTCGAACGCGTGCGCATCGCCCCCAACGTCGACCACACGCGCAGCGCGATCGTGCTCTCGCGGCTGGTCAACCGCAACCGCGACTGA
- a CDS encoding TetR/AcrR family transcriptional regulator C-terminal domain-containing protein, with amino-acid sequence MTRLKREQLISAALDLVDEEGGGALTMRSLAARVDRQVSSLYNHVASRGELIEAVRARIVEGIDVSAFGVHPWDVALEAWARSYLTAFAAHPNVIPLLATTPIRDRSTLEMYETVVGSLLDGGWPTRDAVAVMRTVEAHVLGSALDIVAPGDLLAQASVPAELESLRSALDPEHADASGAERAFRLGLDAVMHGLRERHASLGRH; translated from the coding sequence GTGACACGCCTGAAACGCGAGCAGCTCATCAGCGCCGCACTCGACCTCGTCGACGAGGAGGGCGGCGGCGCCCTGACGATGCGCTCGCTCGCCGCGCGCGTCGACCGGCAGGTCTCGTCGCTCTACAACCACGTCGCCAGCCGAGGCGAGCTCATCGAGGCCGTGCGCGCGCGGATCGTCGAGGGCATCGACGTCTCGGCGTTCGGCGTGCACCCGTGGGACGTCGCGCTCGAGGCGTGGGCGCGCTCCTACCTCACCGCGTTCGCGGCGCACCCCAACGTGATCCCGCTGCTCGCGACCACGCCGATCCGCGACCGGTCGACGCTCGAGATGTACGAGACCGTCGTCGGCTCCCTCCTCGACGGCGGCTGGCCCACGCGCGACGCGGTCGCGGTCATGCGCACCGTCGAGGCGCACGTGCTCGGCTCGGCGCTCGACATCGTCGCGCCCGGCGACCTGCTCGCGCAGGCGTCGGTGCCGGCGGAACTCGAGTCGCTGCGCTCGGCGCTCGACCCCGAGCACGCCGACGCATCCGGCGCCGAGCGCGCGTTCCGCCTCGGACTCGACGCCGTCATGCACGGGCTGCGCGAGCGGCACGCGTCGCTCGGCCGCCACTAG
- a CDS encoding amidohydrolase, with amino-acid sequence MTTTYFHGGTVWTGAGADEGALLVRDGRVEAVGAAAEAAASGADAVVDLDGGFLMPSFGDGHAHPMFGGLEAEGPNVRACGSVAEIVAEVRRYAQEHPELEWITGASYDGSLAAAGLFDARWLDEAVADRPVMLRAWDYHTVWVNSKALELAGIDAATPEPELGEIPRREDGTPLGTLREWGAVDLVTAVMPPREIETGVRALERAGRYFLERGVTWVQDAWVEPADLEVYLAAAASDALPVRFNLAFYADPRRFADELPGMLAARGRVEASGSPLLTAHTVKFFADGVVENETGALLEPYCSGLHSHGMSVWGAERLAEAVRSADAAGFQVHVHAIGDAAVRQALDAIERAIEANGPRDRRPVIAHAQLVDDADLARFAQLGVIANMQPLWAQLDALMTVLTVPRLGQERADRQYRMRSLASTGAVLAFGSDWPVSSGDPRDGLAIAASRRTVDGEPAGGWTPHEIVPMEAALSAYTAAVAHQALADSVDAPWGRIVPGASADLAWLARDPREVDPHELPRVAVRETYLAGVPCLAGPAASDARPVTPETPAAPDTPARDERSVALRP; translated from the coding sequence GTGACGACGACGTACTTCCACGGTGGCACGGTGTGGACGGGAGCCGGCGCCGACGAGGGCGCCCTGCTCGTACGCGACGGCCGGGTCGAGGCGGTCGGCGCGGCGGCCGAGGCCGCGGCATCCGGAGCCGACGCCGTCGTCGACCTCGACGGCGGGTTCCTCATGCCCTCGTTCGGCGACGGACACGCCCACCCGATGTTCGGCGGCCTCGAGGCCGAGGGGCCGAACGTGCGCGCGTGCGGCTCGGTCGCCGAGATCGTCGCCGAGGTGCGGCGCTACGCCCAGGAGCACCCCGAGCTCGAGTGGATCACGGGCGCCTCGTACGACGGCAGCCTCGCCGCGGCCGGCCTCTTCGATGCGCGCTGGCTCGACGAGGCCGTCGCCGATCGCCCCGTGATGCTCCGTGCCTGGGACTACCACACCGTGTGGGTCAACTCGAAGGCCCTCGAGCTGGCCGGCATCGACGCGGCGACGCCCGAGCCCGAGCTCGGCGAGATCCCGCGCCGCGAGGACGGCACGCCGCTCGGCACGCTCCGCGAATGGGGCGCGGTCGACCTCGTCACCGCGGTCATGCCGCCGCGCGAGATCGAGACGGGCGTGCGCGCACTCGAGCGCGCCGGACGGTACTTCCTCGAGCGCGGCGTCACCTGGGTGCAGGACGCGTGGGTCGAGCCGGCCGACCTCGAGGTGTATCTCGCGGCCGCAGCATCCGATGCCCTGCCCGTGCGGTTCAACCTCGCGTTCTACGCCGACCCGCGCCGGTTCGCCGACGAGCTGCCCGGCATGCTCGCCGCTCGCGGGCGGGTCGAGGCATCCGGCTCGCCGCTGCTCACCGCGCACACCGTGAAGTTCTTCGCCGACGGCGTCGTCGAGAACGAGACCGGCGCCCTGCTCGAGCCCTACTGCTCTGGCCTGCACTCGCACGGCATGTCGGTGTGGGGCGCCGAGCGCCTCGCGGAGGCCGTGCGATCTGCGGATGCCGCGGGCTTCCAAGTGCACGTCCACGCCATCGGCGACGCGGCCGTGCGCCAGGCGCTCGACGCGATCGAGCGCGCGATCGAGGCCAACGGCCCGCGAGACCGACGACCCGTCATCGCCCACGCCCAGCTCGTCGACGACGCCGACCTCGCCCGTTTCGCCCAGCTCGGCGTGATCGCCAACATGCAGCCGCTCTGGGCCCAGCTCGACGCGCTGATGACCGTGCTCACCGTGCCGCGGCTCGGGCAGGAGCGGGCCGACCGGCAGTACCGCATGCGCTCGCTGGCCTCCACGGGCGCCGTCCTCGCCTTCGGCTCGGACTGGCCGGTCTCCTCGGGCGACCCGCGCGACGGGCTCGCGATCGCGGCGTCCCGCCGCACCGTCGACGGCGAGCCCGCGGGCGGCTGGACCCCGCACGAGATCGTGCCAATGGAGGCCGCACTGTCCGCCTACACCGCGGCGGTCGCGCACCAGGCCCTCGCCGACTCGGTCGACGCGCCGTGGGGCCGGATCGTCCCGGGCGCGAGCGCCGACCTGGCCTGGCTCGCGCGCGACCCGCGCGAGGTCGATCCGCACGAACTGCCCCGCGTGGCAGTGCGCGAGACCTACCTCGCGGGCGTCCCGTGCCTCGCCGGCCCCGCGGCATCCGATGCTCGTCCTGTCACCCCCGAGACCCCCGCAGCACCCGACACCCCCGCCCGAGACGAGCGCAGCGTTGCGCTCCGCCCCTGA